The genomic window TCGCGAAACTCAAGCAGTACCGCGAAGAGGCGGGCAAGACCGGACCGTTCGAGATCCACGTCATCTCGGTTGACGGTTTCACCGTGGACGGCGTAAAGCGACTCGAGGACAAGGGCGTCACCGACGTCATCGTCGGCTTCCGCATCCCCTACATCATGGGCACCGACACCGAGCCGCTGGACGACAAGATCCGCAACCTGGAGGTGTTCGCCGAGAACGTGATCGCGAAGGTTTAGCGCGGGTCGCCGCATGGCCGAAGCTGGGTGCTGCGGACCGCGGCCATCGGGTGCAGCGCGTCACAGCGGATCCCATTGCGGCGCACGCTTTTCCATGTGCGCCTTGGCGGCTTCGACCGGGTTGTTTGTGAAGCCGCTCAGGATCTGGGTGCGATTCTCGATCTCGATGGCGTGCCGCAGACTGGGCGCGTCCAGCGCCGCGTTCAGACCAATCTTGGTCTGCCACACGCCGTATGCGTTGTTCTCGGCGATCTCGCGGGCTTTGCGCAGCGCGGCGGGCAGCAACTGGTCGGCCGGCACCACCTCGTGCACCAGCTTGATGCGGTGAGCCTCCTCGGCATCGATGATGCGACCGGTCAACATCAGTTCGCGTGCCACTCCGGCGCCGACGATCTTGGGCAGCAGGTAGCTGGTGCCCATGTCCATCGACGAAAAGCCGGCTTTGATGAAGGCCGAACCGAACCGGACGTGCTCGGAGGCGACCCGGATGTCACTGACCAGCGTGAACGCCAGCCCGCCGCCGACGGCGACGCCATTCACGGCGGCGATCACCGGGATGTCGAGCTCGTAGATGCGGGTGAACAGGTTGGCCAGCCGGACCTGGGCATCGTAGTTGACCTTGAAGGCCGGGGTCGACGGGCTTGCGGGCTCGGTCCAGGCTTCGCCGGTGCCGCTCAGGTCGGCGCCGGCGCAGAATCCGCGCCCGGCCCCGGTCAGGATCGCGACCCGGAAGGCACCCGTGCCGAGGGCGGCGGCGGCATTCTCCATGCCGTCGATCAGCGACCCGTCGATGGCGTTCAGGCGTTGTGGCCGGTTCAGGGTGATACAAGCGATGTTGTCTTCGAGGGTTTCCAGTTCCACTGCAGGCATACTCCGAACCGTAGGCGACGTGAATTTGCCGACGGGGCATACCGTGGATTCGACTCGAGACGAAGGAGAAAGCATGGCACGAAGCGAGGGCGACACCTGGGATGCGGCCAGCAGCGTGGGAGCGACCGCCACGATGGTCGCCGCGGCACGCGCCGCCGCCACCCGGCGTCCGCAGCCGGTCATCAGCGACCCGTTCGCCGAGCCGCTGGTGCGCGCGGTCGGGATCGACGTGTTCAACCGGCTCGCCGCCGGTGAACTCGACTTCGACGCCGAGGACGACGGGGCGGGCTTCCCACGGATGACCGACACGTTCGCCGCCCGCGCCCGGTTTTACGACGACTACTTCGCGCAAGCCACCGCCGCGGGCGTGCGGCAGGTGGTCATCGTCGCCTCGGGACTGGACAGCCGCGCCTACCGGCTGTCCTGGCCGGCGGGCACGACGGTCTACGAGATCGACCAGCCGGAGGTGATCGAGTTCAAGACGTCGACGCTGTCGAAACTCGGGGCGACGCCCACGGCCGAATACCGCCCCGTGGGCATCGACCTCCGCGAGGACTGGCCCGCCGCGCTCACCGCGGCCGGGTTCAACGCCGCGGCGCCGACGGCATGGTTGGCCGAGGGGGTGCTGATCGGGTGGCTGCCGCCGGAGGCCGAAGTCCGACTGCTGGACAACGTGATTGGGCTCAGCACCGCTGGCAGCCAGTTCGCCGCCGACTATGGATCGGTCGCCGGAACGACGCCCGCCGCGCAGGAGCAGGCCGCGCGGCTGGCCGAGCTGTGGCGCCGGCACGGGCTGGACTTGGACGTCGCTAATCTGGCCTACCCCGGTGAGCACACCGACGTCGCGGCGCACCTGCAGGACCGCGGCTGGGACGTCATCAGGTTCCGTCTCGCCGACCTCTTCGTCGCGGCGGGCCTGCCGGAATTGCAGGCGGCCGCGCAGCAGCAGATCCCGGCGGCCACCATCGGCTTCGCCACCGCGGTGCTGAAGTAACTGTGATCAGCCGTCAGCTGCGTTTGGCCAACCAGTCGGCCTGCATCACCAGCAGCGCCAGGACTTCCAGCTGCGGGGTGTCGGGGTCGAGTTCGCGGTAACGCTGGTAGACGTTGACGACGACGCGTTCGGCGTCCAGCCAGCCGGCGTACTCGCCGAGGTCGATGGTGTCGGCGGCCTCGGCCCAGGACAGGCCCTTGCGGTAGGCGGCCTCGGTCTGCTCGGCGACGTGCGCGAGATAACCACGGACGGCACGGATTCCGTCCGGATCGGTGACCGGGCCGTGGCCGGGCACGACGATCGGCGCGTCCAGCGCGATCATCGCGTCGCAGGCCGCGACCCAGTTGGCGATCGGGCCCGCCCACACGATCGGCGTGCAGCCGATGAAGAGCAGGTCGCCGCCGAACAACACCCCGGCATCGGGCACGTGCACGACGGAGTCCGCGGCGGTGTGGGCCGGACCCAGGTTGAAGAACTCGACGCGCCGGCCACCGACGTCGATCGTGAGGTCGCGGTCGAAGGTGTGGTCGGCGTTGCGCACATCGATTCCGCTGAAATCGAAGGGCCCGAACCGTTCTCGCGCGTACGGCGTCGCGACAGGGCCGAGGTCGCCGGTCTGCGTCATGGCCAGCAGCTCGGGCGGCATGCCGTGCGCGATCTCCTCGGCGGTGTCCTTGGCCGCGATGATCCGCACCGAGGCATCGAGCAGCTGGTTGCCGTGCGTGTGGTCGCCGTTGGAGTGGGTGATCAGCGCATCGGTGATGGGCGCGGTTGAGGTGAACGGCCGCATGGCGCTGAGCATTTCGCGGGTCAGCGCCAGGTCGAACAACGTGTCGACGAGCAGCGAGGCGCCGTCTCCGGACACCAGCCCGGCGTTGCTCCAGCCGTAGCCACCGTCGGGCAGCGTCCACGCCCACACCTTGTCGGCGACCTCGTGCAGCCCGCGGGTGTAGGGGACTCGGGCCGCGGCCCGGTTAACGCGCCCCGGCACGGGCGCCTTCGCCGGGTTGGGCCGGGCGGGCAACGGATGCGGCGGCCCGCTGGCGCGTACGGTCTGGCGCGTCTCCCCGAGGCCCTGCACCCGTAGCGTGACGACGTCACCGTCGTGCAGCCAGCCCGGGAAGGATTCCAGGTCGGTCAGGCTGAGGTGTTCGACGAGCGTGCAGGTGGGCACCGTGCCCGAGCCGACGACGTCGCCGGGGCGCAACGTCACCCCGCGCGAGGCGTAGGAGATTACTTCGCCGAAGCTCCAGTCCATCTGGTCGGTTGAGCCCGAACCGATTTCGGTGTCGTTGACCAGGGCGCTCACCGGCAGGCTCAGCGTCCCGGGACGTGCTGGGTGCCGGTAGGGTTCCAGTTCGTCGGGCGTCACCAGGTAAGGCCCCAAGGTGACGCCGCTGTCCTTGCCCTTGGCCTGCCCGATCCCCAGTTGGCTCTCCAGCTGCTGCAGGTCGCGCGCGGACCAGTCGTTGAAGATCATGTAGCCGACGATGGCCCGCTCGGCCTCGTCGACGGTCAGGTCCTTTCCGCCGGTCCCGATGACCGCGGCGATCTCCAATTCGAAGTCCTGCCAAGCACTTCCGGGTGCGATGGGGGCGTCGTCGTACGGTCCGAGAACCGTTGCCGGGCAGGCGAAGTAGAAAGCGGGGATGCGATACCAGGTGTCGGCGAGCTCGCGACCGCCGCCCAGGGCCGCCTGACAGTTGCGCATGTGGTCCAGGAAGCACAGGAAGTCGCGGATCGACGGCGGGTTCGGGATGGGCGCCATCAAAGTCACGTCGCCCACCGGCACGGTGGCGGCGGATCGCAGCGCCTCCTCGCCGGCCTGCCGCAGACCGTCGGCGCCGCGACCGACCAGGTCCAGCAGCGTCACACCCGGTGCCACAGCGTGGATCTCGTCGCCGGAAAGCACACCGGTCCGTGGCCCGTCGGCATCGCGGTAGGTCACCCATCTCATTCGCGTACCACCTCACTTGGTTTCTTGTCCGGCCTCAGCCCGCGCCAACTCGATTGGCGCAGCCGGTTATCCGGGGTCCATTCGCTGTAGCGCACCTCGCCGACGAGAACCGGCTCGACATAGGTCACGCCGCGGGCCTCGATCCTGGGAAGCGGCGGATCGAACGGCGACTGGTCGGTGTGCAGCGGCGCCATCGTCTTCTTCAGGTGGGCCAGGTCGCGCTCGGTGAAGCCGGTTCCGACCCGACCGGCGAATTGCAGGCCGCCGACGCCGGGGATACCCATGAGCAGGGAGCCGATCCCGCTGGTGCGGCCGCCCTCCCCAGCCTTCCAGCCGCCGATGACGATTTCCTGGGTGCTCCAGTGCTTGTCCTTGAGCCAGGACGCCGATCGCCGGCCCGGCTGGTAGGTGGAATCGCGCCGCTTGGCGACCACGCCTTCCCAGCCTCGCACGCTGGAGTAGTCCAGCGCCTGCGCCCCATCGCCGGGCAGCAGGTCGGGGACGATCAATTTAGCGCTGCTGGCCAGGGTTTCGAGCAGCTTGCGCCGGTCTTGATACTTGGCCCGAAGCAATGACCGGCCGTCCAGGTAAAGCAGATCGAATGCCCAGTACTCGACGCGGGTGGCGCGGTTGCGGTTCTGCATCGCGTTGAAGCTGGGCACCCCGGCTGCGTTGAGCGCGACAACCTCGCCATCGAGCACCATGTGATGGTCGGTGAGATCGTCTGCGATCGAGCCCAATTGGGGATAATCACGCGTGACGTCGCGCCCGCTGCGCGACCGCAGCCGCACGGTGCCGCGATCGGCGTCGACCAGCATCCGGTAGCCGTCTCACTTGCCCTCGAATGCCCACTGGCTTGCCTTGAGTCGCATCACCGAACCTTCCGACGCCAGCATGGGATACAGCTCGTCGAACCGGAAAACCTTCTGGTCCTTCATCCGGTGCGCCAGCCACTGGTCGCCGTTGGTTTGAATCAGCGCGTAACGCCCTGAGATTCGGCTACCGTGCAGGTTGACGATGACTTCACCTTTTTCGGCGGAGTCATTGAACTTCTCGGCCTCGTAGGTGCCGGCGTCCCAGATGACCACCCTGCCTGCACCGTACTCACCTTTCGGGATGTTGCCCTCGAAGCTGCCGTATTCCAGCGGGTGGTCCTCGGTGTGCACCGCGAGATGGTTTACCGAGGTGGTCCCGGGCAGATTCTTCGGGACCGCCCACGACACCAGCACGCCGTCGCGTTCCAGCCGGAAGTCGTAGTGCAGCCGGCGGGCATGGTGTTCCTGGATTACGAAGGTATTGCCATGGCCGGCAGCGGGTTTCGCTGGCTTTGTTGAAGGTACCGGCTCGGGCGTCTTCGAAGCGTCGCGCATGCTGCGGTACTTGGTCAGCCGATCCGGGACGGCCGTTTGATCATTCAAGGCGTCCAGCGGCGCCAGTAGATCGCCGTCGCGCGCCACCCGGGCCAGCACCTCGTCGTAGCGCAGCTGAGTCAAGCCGGGGTCGTCGAGCTCCTCCCAGGTGCGCGGGGCCGCGACCGTGGGGTATTCGCGGCCCCGCAACGAGTACGGTGCGATGGTGGTCTTCGAGCCGTTGTTCTGGCTCCAGTCCAGGAAGATCTTGCCGTCCCGCAGACTCTTCGTCATGGTCGACGTGACCAGCTTGGGCATGGTCTTTTCCAGTTGCTGGGCAACACGTTTGGCCAGCACCGAGGCACCGCGGCTGCTCACCGGCTCGTCCAGCGGCGTGTAAAGATGCAGCCCTTTGCTTCCGCTGGTGAGCGGGAAGGTGGCCAGCCCGATGTCGGCGATCAGGTCGCGCACGGCGCGGGCCACCGTGGCCAGTTGCGCCATCGTCACGCCCTCCCCGGGGTCCAGGTCGAACACCAATCGAGTGGCCGGACCGGGCTTGAGTTCTTCGGCGTTGCTTCGCGTCCACTCGGCAACGAATCGCCATTGCGGTACGTGCACTTCCAGCGCCGCCTGTTGCGCGATCCACGCCAACCCGTCGACGCTGTCGATGATCGGATATGTCGTCGTCCCGGAGCGGCGGTGGGCAACACTGGCCCGCGGCAACCAGTCCGGAGCCGATGAGGCCAGCTGCTTTTCGAAAAACGACGGCTGCTCAACGCCATTCGGCCAACGCTTACGGGTGGCCGGACGTCCGGCGATGTGCGGCAGCATCGCCTCCGCAATACTGGTGTAGTAGTCGAAGACGTCGGACTTAGTGGTGCCGGTTACAGGGTAAAGCACCTTCTCGGGGTTCGTCAGCCTCACCCGGGGCGCCATGGATGTCAACCTACGCGTCTGGATCCACCAAATCGCTCTGACCACGCAATAACCGGTCGTGCCTTCGAATTGTTGTGTGACATGACCCACGGAAGGCATTAGACCGGCACTGACCGGGGCACAGGAACACAATGTTTGACGCAATCCCATCCCCGTGGCGTCCAAAAAACAGCGTCCCCCTGACCGACGCGACACTGGGCCTGCATTCGCAGCGAGTCGATGTGCCCACCTACGACAGATCCGCGCTGCGGCGCGGCGTGGTGCACATCGGTGCGGGCAACTTTCACCGCGCACATCAGGCCGTCTACTTCGACGACCTGGCCCGTTCGGGCATCTCCGATCGCTGGGGTGTCACCGGCGTGAGTCTGCACTCCCCGGACGTCAGGGACCTGCTGTCGGCACAAGACGGGCTGTACACCGTGGTGCAGCGTGGCCAGGACCGTCAAACCGCGCGCGTGGTCGGCTCGATCGGCTCCGTGCATTACGCACCCAACGATGGCGCGGCGGTCCGCGCGGCCCTGACGGATCCCCACACCCGCATCGTCAGCCTGACCATCACCTGCAACGGATACTTTCTCAATCCCGTCACCGACGAATTCGACGCCGACCATCCCGACGTGCGTGCCGACCTCGTCGCGTCCAACGGCTACGCCACCGCGTGGGGATACCTGGCCGAAGCCCTCGACTACCGCCGCCGCGCCGGCATCGCGCCGTTCACGGTGCTCTCCTGCGACAACGTTTCCGGCGACACCCAGCCGGCGAGAAGGGCCCTGGTGTCGTTCGCCGCGTGCAAGGCCCCCGGGCTGGCCCGCTGGATCGACACCCATGTCGCGTTCCCGTCGACCATGGTCGACCGCATCACCCCGCAGACCTCGAAGTCGGAGCGCGAGTTCGTCGAGCAGACGTTCGGCGTCGCCGACAAATGGCCGGTCGTGACCGAGCCGTATCGCCAATGGGTGATCGAGGATTCGTTCAGCAACGGGCGGCCACCGCTGGACATCGTCGGTGCCGAGTTCGTCACCGATGTGAGCGACCACAAGCTGATCAAGACCCGGCTGCTCAACGGAACGCATATCGCGCTGGCGTGCCTAGCCATCCCGGCCGGTTTCCAGCGCACCGACGAGGCCATGCGGGACAGCGTCATCTTCGACTACGTCGAGCGACTGCTGCGCGACGAGATTCAGCCGCTGCTGCCCGCCGTCCCCGGAATGAACACCCCCGAGTACCGGCGCAGCCTGCTCGACCGGCTCAGCAACCCCCGAATGAGCGATCAGTTGCCGCGGCTGGCGCGACGGGGAACCAGCAAGATCGCGTCGTTCGTGCTGCCCTCCCTGCAGGAGGCGATCGCGCAGGACAGACCGCACACGCTGCTTATGCTGGCCGTCGCCGGCTGGGCCCGGTACATGCGCGGCCACGACCTGCGGGGGCGAAGGCTTCGACTTGAAGACTCGCAGGCCATCCCGGTGGCTCGGTTGGCCAACATGGCAACCAGCAACCCCGATCCGTTGCTCGGCCACGAGATGTTCGCCGAGGTGCGCGGGGTGCCCGGTTTCGCCCAGCGCCTGGGCGAGATGATTGCCAGCATCGACGGGCGCGGCGTGCTGCCCACGCTGCGTGCCGCGATGCGCAACGACGAGCGAGAGTTGGTGGCGCGATGAATTCCCCCCTACATTTCGTGCACCCGTTCGACCCGGCGCCGATCACCACCCTGCTCTGCGACGCCGACGACAACCTGTTCGCCTCCGAGCGGCCCGCGTTCGAGGCGTCGACCGAGGTGATCAATCGGCTGCTGGCCCGGTTCGGCGTGACCGCTCCGCTCAGCCCCGAGGAATTACGCAAGCGGGCGGTCGGGAAAAACTTCCGCACCACGGCGCTTGACCTGTCGGTGCAGTGCGAAGTGCTGCTGGACGAGACGCTGGCGCGGGGTCGGCCCGGCGCGGTGGTCGCCTCGGCCGGCGATCTGGCGAGCGGCAACGCGTTGTCCGCCGGCGAACTCGAGCAGTGGGTACGCGAAGAGCGCGAACGGGTGACCGCTCATCTAGGCGTCACGCTGACACCCGACCCGCTGGTGCTCGAACCGCTGCGGGACCTCGCACCGCATTATGCGCTGGCGGCCGTCAGCTCCAGCGCCACCAAGCGGCTGCGTGCCTGCTTCGCGGCCACCGGCCTGGACGCGCTGCTGCCGGAGGAGGTGACCTTCAGTGCGGAGGATTCGCTGCCCGAGCCGACGAGCAAACCCGACCCGGCGGTGTACCTGCATGCCGGGCAAGTACTCGGCGTCGCGGCAGAACAGGGATTGGCCATCGAAGACTCCGTGGCCGGGGTGACCTCCGCGGTCGCGGCCGGTTACGCCACCGTCGGCAATCTGATGTTCGTGCTCCCTAACGAACGGGATTGCCGCCGTGCAGAATTGATTGAGGCCGGCGCCGTCGCGATCACCGACTCGTGGCGCGCACTCGCCGACGTCTTGCTTTCGTCGGCCGTGCCGACCGGAGGTTCCCGGGCCCGGTAGCGACCCGGGCCGTGACCCGAGGAGGAGGTGGCCAATGACGGCCAACGCGATCACTTTGAACAATGCGTCGCTCTCCACATTGCCCATCGAGGCGCCGACATACGACCGCCGCAGCGTCCGCGTCGGCATCGCGCACATCGGTGCCGGCCACTTCCATCGGGCGCACCAGGCGGCGTACCTGAATCTGCTCCTGCAGCAGGGCCTGGCCCACGAGTGGGGCATCTGCGGGGTGGGCGTGATGCCCGCCGACTGGACCATGCGCGACGTCCTCAACGATCAGGACGGGCTCTACACGCTGATCCTGGAAAACCCCGACGGCACCCGGGACGCACAGGTGATCGGCTCGATCGTCGATTACCGTTACGCGCCCGACGATCCCGAGTCGGCGCTACAGGTGCTGGCCGCGCCGTCGACCCGGATCATTTCGCTGACCATCACCGAGGGCGGCTATCGCGATCCCGAGGGGCCGGCGTTCGCGTTGATTACCCAGGCCCTCGCGCGGCGGTGCGATCGGGGGATCCCCGCGCCGACGATCGTCTCCTGCGACAACATCGAGAACAACGGTGAGGTCGCCAGGCGCACCGTGCTGGCAAGCGCCGAACGCATCGATCCGCAGTTGGCCGAGTGGGTGGCCGAGCACGCCCGGTTCCCCAGCTCGATGGTCGACCGCATCACTCCGGCAACGACTTTGGAGATGGCCGCGGAGGTGCGGCGTGACTTCGGCGTCAACGACCGGTGGCCAGTGGTCGCCGAGCCGTTCAGCGCCTGGGTCATCGAAGACGATTTCGCCGACGGCCGGCCGCCGCTGGAGAAGGCGGGCGCGCTGCTGGTCGACGACGTCCGCCCGTACGAGCTGATGAAGCTGCGGATGCTGAACGCGGGGCACCAGTGCCTGGCCTACTTCGCCCATCTCTGCGGCTTCGAGTTCGTCCACGAGGCGGCACAGGATCCGTTGTTCGCCAAGTTCTTGCTCTCCTACTTCGACACCGAGGCGGTCCCGACCCTGCCGTCGGTGCCGGGCATCGACCTGCACAAGTATGGCCGCACGCTGGTCGAGCGGTTCGCCAACCCGGCCGTGCGCGATACCGTCGCGCGGCTCTGCGCCTATTCGTCGGACCGCATCCCGAAATGGCTGTTTCCGGTCATCTGCGACAACCTGGCCGGCGGCGGGCCGGTGCAGTTGGCGGCCGCGGCGGTGGCCAGCTGGGCTCGCTACGCCGAGGGCGTCGACGAATGGGGCGAGCCGTACGAGGTGCTGGATCAGCTGGCGGACTCGCTGGTGCCGATCGCCCGGTCGCACCACGAGAGCCCCACCGCGTTCATCGAGGTCACTGCGGTGTTCTGCGATCTGGCCCACCAGCCCCGTTTCGTCGACGCGTACCGCTGGGCGCTGGATTCGTTGCACAGCAAGGGCGCTCGCGCGACCCTGGCGGCCTTGGTGCAATGAGCCGCGGGCTGGTGATCGGCGAGTCGCTGATCGACGTCGTCGACGGCGACGAACATGTCGGCGGCAGTCCGCTCAACATCGCGGCGGGACTGGCCCGGCTCGACCGCGAGATCGATTTCCTGACCTACATCGGGGACGACGAGGCCGGCCGGCGCATCGTGCAGTACGTGAAAAGCGCCGGGGCACAGCTCGTCCCGGGCAGCATCGCGGCTGAGCGGACGCCGACCGCGGCGGCAACGATCGCCGAGGACGGGTCGGCCAGCTACACCTTCGACCTGGACTGGCGGCTGTCCGGCACACCGGAAGTGGCGCCGCCGCTGTTCGTGCACACCGGGTCCATCGCCGCGGTGCGCGAGCCGGGATGCCTGGCCGTCGCGGCGCTGCTGGATGCCTACCGGACGTCGGCCACGGTCACGCTCGACCCCAATGTGCGCCCGTCGCTGATTGCCGACCGGGATGTGGCCCTCGCCCGCATCGAGCACCTCGTGGAGCGCAGCGACATCGTCAAGGTCAGCGACGAGGACCTGCGCTGGATCGACCCCGAACACGAGCCGGAACACACGGCGCGCACCTGGCTGGCCCTGGGCCCGGCGATCGTCGCGGTGACGATGGGCGATCGGGGTTCGCTGGCGTTCTGCGCGGCCGGCGAGGTGCGGGTGGCCGCCAGGCAGGTCCGGGTGGTAGACACCGTCGGTGCCGGTGACGCCTTCATGGTCGGACTGCTCGACGCCCTGTGGGAGATGAACCTGCTGGGCCGCGACCGGCGGGCCGCCCTCGCCCGGACCGAGCCCGAAGCGCTTACCGTCGCCCTCGAGGCGGCGAGCCTGGCCTCGGCGCTGACCGTGGCCAAAGCCGGTGCCGATCTGCCCGATCGAGCGGCCCTGCGGGCCCAATCAGCTTTAGCCCCTGGCACTTTCACGTCGTCTTGCGGCGACGCAACGTGACATCGACGGTAGTTGACGGCAGTTGACGGCGTGCGTCGGCAGGCACCGGGAGGTATGGGCAAGTTCCGTGGCGAAACTCGCCGTCGCCGCGACGCTGCAGGAGAGCTGTCGCGCCACGCGCCCGTGGGCCGGACAATCCCAGGTCGTGGCCTTGCCGAGCTGTTTTTGGTGCCCGTGGTGCGGGCATACTGATCCCATGCGCTCCATCTGGAAGGGTTCGATCGCTTTCGGGCTCGTCAACGTCCCGGTCAAGGTGTACAGCGCTACCGAAGACCACGACATCAAGTTCCATCAGGTGCACGCCAAGGACAACGGTCGCATCCGGTACCAGCGCGTGTGCGAACTCGACGGCGAGGTCGTCGAATACCGCGACATCGCCCGCGCCTTCGAGTCCGACGACGGGCAGATGGTGGTGATCACCGACGACGACATCGCCACCTTGCCCGAGGAGCGCTCCCGCGAAATCGAAGTGCTCGAGTTCGTTCCCGCCACCGAGGTCGACCCGATGCTGTTCGATCGCAGCTACTTCCTGGAGCCCGACTCCAAGTCGTCGAAATCGTATGTGCTGCTGGCTAAGACGCTCGCCGAGACCGACCGGATGGCGATCGTTCATTTCACACTGCGAAATAAAACCCGACTGGCGGCGTTGCGGGTAAAGGACTTTGGCAAGCGCGACGTGATGGTGATTCACACCTTGTTGTGGCCCGACGAGATTCGCGACCCCGACTTCCCGGTGCTGGATAAGGAAGTCGAGATCAAACCCGCCGAGCTCAAGATGGCCGGCCAGGTGGTCGAGTCGATGGCGGAGGACTTCAAGCCGGACCGTTATCATGATGACTACCAGGAGCAGCTGCATGAGCTGGTCCAAGCCAAACTCGAAGGCGGCGAAGCGTTTACGGCCGAGCAGAAGCCGAAGGAACTCGACGAGACCGAGGATGTCTCCGATCTGCTCGCCAAGCTAGAGGCCAGCGTGAAGGCCCGCTCCGGCGGCGGCAAAGCACCGACGAAGAGGGCGGCCGCGAAAAAGGCACCCGCCAAGAACACCCCCGCGAAGCAGACTTCCGCGAATTCCGGCGCCAAGAAAACCCCGGCGAAGAAATCGCCGGCCAAAGCCGCGTCGAAATCCTAACCGCTCACGCCCGCAGGTACCGGCGCGACCTGGTGGGCCGTCTGATCACGAGCCGGATCGCCCCGACGGACAGATAGATCACGGCCACCATGATGATCAAGGTCAGCGCCGCGCCCCACACCCGCTGGAAGCCGGCGTGCTGCGGGTTGGTGAGTTCGGTGTAGATCAGCAGCGGCAGCGACGCCATATTGCCGTGCAACATGTCCAGGTTGATGGAGCGGGTGTATCCGACCAGCACCAGGACGGGCGCGGTTTCGCCGATGACGCGGGCCACCGACAGCAGCACCCCGGCAGCAATCCCCGGCGCCGCCATCGGCATGACGATGCGCATGATGGTCTTCGATTTGGAGACGCCCAATGCGTAACTGGCTTCCCGCAATTCGTCGGGCACCAGCCTGAGCATCTCCTCGGCGGAGCGCACCACCACCGGCAACATCAGCAAGACCAACGCCAGCGACACCGCAAAGCCGCACTGCTGGAATCCCAGGGTGGCGATCCACAGGCTGAAAACGAACAGCGCGGCCACTATCGAGGGCACCCCGGCAAGCACGTCAACCATGAAGGTGGTCACCCGCGCCAGTCGACCGGAACCGTATTCGGCGAGGTAAATGGCGGTCATCAGGCCCAGCGGCACCGCCATGATCGCGGCGGCACCGGCCTGGCTCAGCGTGCCGTAGAGGGCGTGGTACACGCCGCCCGCGAACTCCTCGGGCAGGACGCCGCGCAGCGAGTGGGTCCACCACCCCGACCGGGTCACGCCGTACCAGCCCCGGGCGATCACGACCGACAGCACCCACACCAGCGGCACCAGCGCGATGACGAACGCCCCGAAGAAGAAGGCCGTGGCGACGGTGTTCGTGATCCGCCGCCGGATTGCGACGGGCTCGAATACTGCCACCTTGACCGGCTTTTCCAGCGTGTCGAGAGTCATCCGTTGACCTTCCCGCCGGCGACGGACCGAGCGGCCACGTTGACGATGAACGTCAACACGAACAGCGCAAGCCCCGCGGCGATGTAAGCCCCAGTCGGCAGTGCCTCGCTGAATTCGGATGCGGCAGAAGCGATTTTGGAAGCGAAC from Mycobacterium shigaense includes these protein-coding regions:
- a CDS encoding fumarylacetoacetate hydrolase family protein, whose amino-acid sequence is MRWVTYRDADGPRTGVLSGDEIHAVAPGVTLLDLVGRGADGLRQAGEEALRSAATVPVGDVTLMAPIPNPPSIRDFLCFLDHMRNCQAALGGGRELADTWYRIPAFYFACPATVLGPYDDAPIAPGSAWQDFELEIAAVIGTGGKDLTVDEAERAIVGYMIFNDWSARDLQQLESQLGIGQAKGKDSGVTLGPYLVTPDELEPYRHPARPGTLSLPVSALVNDTEIGSGSTDQMDWSFGEVISYASRGVTLRPGDVVGSGTVPTCTLVEHLSLTDLESFPGWLHDGDVVTLRVQGLGETRQTVRASGPPHPLPARPNPAKAPVPGRVNRAAARVPYTRGLHEVADKVWAWTLPDGGYGWSNAGLVSGDGASLLVDTLFDLALTREMLSAMRPFTSTAPITDALITHSNGDHTHGNQLLDASVRIIAAKDTAEEIAHGMPPELLAMTQTGDLGPVATPYARERFGPFDFSGIDVRNADHTFDRDLTIDVGGRRVEFFNLGPAHTAADSVVHVPDAGVLFGGDLLFIGCTPIVWAGPIANWVAACDAMIALDAPIVVPGHGPVTDPDGIRAVRGYLAHVAEQTEAAYRKGLSWAEAADTIDLGEYAGWLDAERVVVNVYQRYRELDPDTPQLEVLALLVMQADWLAKRS
- a CDS encoding mannitol dehydrogenase family protein; the protein is MFDAIPSPWRPKNSVPLTDATLGLHSQRVDVPTYDRSALRRGVVHIGAGNFHRAHQAVYFDDLARSGISDRWGVTGVSLHSPDVRDLLSAQDGLYTVVQRGQDRQTARVVGSIGSVHYAPNDGAAVRAALTDPHTRIVSLTITCNGYFLNPVTDEFDADHPDVRADLVASNGYATAWGYLAEALDYRRRAGIAPFTVLSCDNVSGDTQPARRALVSFAACKAPGLARWIDTHVAFPSTMVDRITPQTSKSEREFVEQTFGVADKWPVVTEPYRQWVIEDSFSNGRPPLDIVGAEFVTDVSDHKLIKTRLLNGTHIALACLAIPAGFQRTDEAMRDSVIFDYVERLLRDEIQPLLPAVPGMNTPEYRRSLLDRLSNPRMSDQLPRLARRGTSKIASFVLPSLQEAIAQDRPHTLLMLAVAGWARYMRGHDLRGRRLRLEDSQAIPVARLANMATSNPDPLLGHEMFAEVRGVPGFAQRLGEMIASIDGRGVLPTLRAAMRNDERELVAR
- a CDS encoding SAM-dependent methyltransferase, whose product is MARSEGDTWDAASSVGATATMVAAARAAATRRPQPVISDPFAEPLVRAVGIDVFNRLAAGELDFDAEDDGAGFPRMTDTFAARARFYDDYFAQATAAGVRQVVIVASGLDSRAYRLSWPAGTTVYEIDQPEVIEFKTSTLSKLGATPTAEYRPVGIDLREDWPAALTAAGFNAAAPTAWLAEGVLIGWLPPEAEVRLLDNVIGLSTAGSQFAADYGSVAGTTPAAQEQAARLAELWRRHGLDLDVANLAYPGEHTDVAAHLQDRGWDVIRFRLADLFVAAGLPELQAAAQQQIPAATIGFATAVLK
- a CDS encoding enoyl-CoA hydratase/isomerase family protein, giving the protein MELETLEDNIACITLNRPQRLNAIDGSLIDGMENAAAALGTGAFRVAILTGAGRGFCAGADLSGTGEAWTEPASPSTPAFKVNYDAQVRLANLFTRIYELDIPVIAAVNGVAVGGGLAFTLVSDIRVASEHVRFGSAFIKAGFSSMDMGTSYLLPKIVGAGVARELMLTGRIIDAEEAHRIKLVHEVVPADQLLPAALRKAREIAENNAYGVWQTKIGLNAALDAPSLRHAIEIENRTQILSGFTNNPVEAAKAHMEKRAPQWDPL
- a CDS encoding HAD family hydrolase → MNSPLHFVHPFDPAPITTLLCDADDNLFASERPAFEASTEVINRLLARFGVTAPLSPEELRKRAVGKNFRTTALDLSVQCEVLLDETLARGRPGAVVASAGDLASGNALSAGELEQWVREERERVTAHLGVTLTPDPLVLEPLRDLAPHYALAAVSSSATKRLRACFAATGLDALLPEEVTFSAEDSLPEPTSKPDPAVYLHAGQVLGVAAEQGLAIEDSVAGVTSAVAAGYATVGNLMFVLPNERDCRRAELIEAGAVAITDSWRALADVLLSSAVPTGGSRAR